Within Actinosynnema pretiosum, the genomic segment CGCGTTCCATGCCCTGTCCGGGTGTCCTGGCGTCGTGCGTGGTGGCGCTGGCGTCGGTGTCCACGGACAGGTGCCGCAGCCCGGCGCCGTACCGCACGCCCTGCTGTGGTTGACGCACACCGAGCTGGGGAGCGCCGATGCGTAGCTCCCACTCGACGTGGCCGGGCCGGGTCGACCATCGGGGGTGCAGCTCGACATCGGGTCCGTGGTCGAGCTGGGTCAGCTGCATGAGCCGTTCCCCCACGGTGGCCAGGTCGTACCCGAAGTACGTGCGCGTCGTCGTGCCGGGGCCGGGCTCGGGGAACGCGATCGGCAGTGCGCCCCACGGTCCGGTGGTGGCCAACTGGACCAGGCGCACGGCGACACCGTGCAGGCTCAGTCCCGACAGGACCACGTCGGCGGCCTCGTCGGTGATCGGTCCGTCATGGTCGGCCGCCTTGAGAATCCGGCGGTTGAGTACCGCCCACATCCCCCCGGCGCCCACCAGCAGCGTGCCGCTGGAGTCGTCCCACCGGTGGGTCATGATCGGTCCGCCCTGCACCAGGTATCGCCCCCATGCGAGCACCAGCGACGTCCGCCAGGGTTCGACCATCGTGCGCAGCGCACGCGGGCCGCGGTCGAGCTGGCGCGCGGGCACGCTCACCTGGACCTGGCCACCGAGGTTGACGCCGAACTCCCACCCCAGCGTTCCCCGGTAAGGCAGGGTTCCGATGATCCTGCCCGTGACGGTGTCGACGGTGTAGCAGGTCCACGCCCGCCTCACGACTCACCGAGCCACACGAGCCGCACGTACGAGCCCGACAGGATGCGCGCGTCCGGGGCGTTGTTCTTGTAGGCGTCGAACAGCACCCTCAGCGATTCGCCCGGTGGTACCCGGACCAGTCTGGTACCACCGGTGCCGCCGAATCCGGTCGTCGCGGTGTCTTTGGTGGGGAAGTTGTGCGGGGTCGTTCCGCTGTTGGTGACCTGGGTGAAAGAGGCGTCGATGTAGCGCGCGCTGGCCACGTCGCTGAGCAACGACATTTCCAGCCACCACAGCCCGTCGCGGGGATGGCTGGCGCCGCGGGACAGGTAAGAGGTGTTCCAGCCGGTGCCGGTCGTGCTTGCCTGGAAAATTCCGAGGTTGGTATCCCGCCCGGTGCCGTTGACGATCTCCTGACCGTCGTCGCGGCGTAGCACGGCGGTCAGCGAGGGGCGGGTGTCACCGAGCCGCCGGATGGTGTCCCACCCGGACCCGGTCCAGATTTGGAGCATCCGCGCGTGGATGCGTTCGGCGCCGATGTGCGGCCCGGCCTCGGCGGCGTTGTCGTCTTCCAGGAGGTAGCGCGCGCCCCCGCGTAACGTCGTTCCCTTGCGTCGCAACATGATCTGCGCGCCGCCGAGCTGGGTGATGGGCATCGTGGCCAGGCTCGGGACGGTCACGTCGCCGATCCGGGAGCAGCCCGACGGGGTGGGCGGGGCCACCGGCGTCGAGGCCGGCTCCCCGGTGACCGGGTGCAGTGTGCCGCGGGTGATGCCGCCGCCGCCCACCGCGTCGTCCTGCACGCGCACGAACACGGAGTCCACGCGCGGCAACGTGGCGTGCGCTTCGTCGAGCGTGATCAGGCCGGTTGCTTCCAGCGTCGCCAGGTAGGGGCCGGTGCCGCTGGGGGTCACGATGCACTGTCCGGGCAGGACGCGCAGGCTCCGCGAGGGAGTACCGGCCGCAGGCAGGATGCGCAGATCGTTGACGATACCGTCGGTCGGGTCGGTCGCCGAGACGAGCACGCCGTCCCGGTAGGCCATCGGCCCACCGACGCCGGGGTAGAGCATCGCGGCGTCGTGCAGACGGCCGCTGCGTGCGCTGTTCTGGCCTTGCAGGGTCCAGACGTGATCGAGGTCGGCTCCTGTGGGCACGCGACACCTCCTAACGGGGTGGGAAGAAGCGGGGGCGGGGTTACCACCAGCCGGGCGCCCATTCGGCCTCGGCGGTCGCGCTCGTGGGCGCGGGGTCGGCACTGCCGAACGCGACTCGGACGTCCTCACCGGGCGGGATCGGCCACCACTCGGCCTCGTCGAGGTAGCGCTCGGCGCGGCCGTTGAGCCAGGTGGTCAGCCGGTGCGGGTGGGTGTCGATTACGAGCCGGTCCGCAGGCGTGGTGTCGGTGGCTGCGGCCAGGACCCCGCTGTAGAGAAGCGTTTCCCCGGTGCTGGGCAGGTACAGACGCGGGGCGGTCACGGGGCCGGTGATCGTGTAGACCGGCCAGACCTCGGCGCCGCCGCTGTTGGCCAGCACCATGCTTCCGGTGCTGGCGGGAGCGCCCCAGTCCAGGCCGCCCGACCAGTCCAGCCCGACGGGGCTGTCGTAGGACGTGCTGCCCCACGGCTCGGAGGACCAGGCGCACCCCGTGCTGTGGCCGTCGAAGTAGGGGCCGGGGTCGGTTGTCCCGCTGGCGTGTTCCTCCACCAGCAGCGCCGTGGTGTCGAGCAGTTCGCCGACCTCGGCCGAGGCCACGCTCACCGACACCGTGACCGCGGACGCGCCCGGTGGTGCATCCGCGGCCAGGTGCAGTGGTGTCCACGGCCCCCAGGTGTTCAAGGGGACCTCGATGCGGTCGCCGGTGCCGACGCCGGTGTCGGCACCGGCTTCGGTGTGCCAGGCCAGCGAGAGCGTGGCTATTCCGCCGGTGGTGTGCCGAGCCCAGAGCGAGACCACGTACCGCCGTCCGGCGATGATCCCCGGAACGACCTGGCGCGAACCGATCGGGCCCGCCGCCGTGCACGTCGCCCTGGCGGTCGTCTGCACCGCGTCCACGCCGGGAATCGCCGTCGTGTACTCGCTGCTCGATGACACCGACTTGTCGTTGTGCGGCAACCACTGCACAGTGCTGTGAGGCCATCCGACCGGGTTGCGCGCCAGGTTCACCCGCGTCACCGAGTCACGTCCGGATTCCCAGTCCAGGCCGCCACCGGCCAGCGGCAGGGAGGTCGAGGCGCGCAGTGTTGCCCCGTACTTGACCGGGTCTGCCGCGGTCAACACCAGCTGCCAGTCAAACCGGGTCGGTGAGGTCCGTTCGAGCTGTGCGGCCACCTTGCGCACCACGGCGGATTTGGTGAGCACGGGCTCGGCGACGACCAGGCGCGCGGCACCGCGGCTCAACAGTGCGTTGAACGTGTTCACGGCCCGGTCCGCCCTTTCGGGCGTGCGGGCCGCGCACATCCCGGTCAGGGTGATCACGCGCGCGGTCCGCCACTGCTCGGCGGTGGAGTAGGTGCCGTGGTAGTTGGCCCGGTCGGTGTCGTCGGAGCGGACCTCGACCGGGCCGAACCACCCGGCATCGGTGTGCACGAACCACGCGGTGTCGTCGTCGTCGATCGCGTTGCCGGTCCACCCGTCCACCGACCACGTCGGCCGCGTGATGGGACGCGCCATCCGATCACCTCCTACCGCCTGGTGCGGG encodes:
- a CDS encoding phage tail family protein, producing MARPITRPTWSVDGWTGNAIDDDDTAWFVHTDAGWFGPVEVRSDDTDRANYHGTYSTAEQWRTARVITLTGMCAARTPERADRAVNTFNALLSRGAARLVVAEPVLTKSAVVRKVAAQLERTSPTRFDWQLVLTAADPVKYGATLRASTSLPLAGGGLDWESGRDSVTRVNLARNPVGWPHSTVQWLPHNDKSVSSSSEYTTAIPGVDAVQTTARATCTAAGPIGSRQVVPGIIAGRRYVVSLWARHTTGGIATLSLAWHTEAGADTGVGTGDRIEVPLNTWGPWTPLHLAADAPPGASAVTVSVSVASAEVGELLDTTALLVEEHASGTTDPGPYFDGHSTGCAWSSEPWGSTSYDSPVGLDWSGGLDWGAPASTGSMVLANSGGAEVWPVYTITGPVTAPRLYLPSTGETLLYSGVLAAATDTTPADRLVIDTHPHRLTTWLNGRAERYLDEAEWWPIPPGEDVRVAFGSADPAPTSATAEAEWAPGWW